The DNA segment TCCAGTTCGGCGGCAGCGAGTGGGGTGAGCTCGAGGGCGTCGCCAACCGCACCGACTACGACCTCGGCGCCCACTCCAAGGCCTCCGGCCAGGACCTCTCCTACTTCGACCAGGAGGCCGGCGAGCGCTGGACGCCGTACGTCATCGAGCCGGCGGCCGGTGTCGGCCGGGCGATGCTCGCCTTCCTGCTCGACGCGTACATCGAGGACGAGGCGCCCAACGCCAAGGGCAAGCTGGAGAAGCGCACCGTGCTGCGCCTCGACCCGCGCCTGGCTCCGGTGAAGGTCGCGGTGCTTCCGCTCTCCCGCAACCCGGAGCTGTCGCCGAAGGCCAAGGGCCTCGCCCAGGCGCTGCGGCAGAACTGGAACATCGAGTTCGACGACGCCGGCGCCATCGGCCGCCGCTACCGCCGCCAGGACGAGATCGGTACGCCGTTCTGCGTCACGGTCGACTTCGACACGCTCGAGGACAACGCGGTGACGGTGCGCGAGCGCGACACCATGAAGCAGGAGCGGATCTCCCTCGACCAGATCGAGGGCTACCTGGCGAGCCGCCTGGTCGGCTGCTGACGCCGCAACCCCCTTGAGCCGTCGGCTCCCGTGAACCGCCCCGGGCGGCGCTTCCCGCGCCGCCCGGGGCGGTTCACGTTCCCGCGGGGTCCACCGTCGCCTGGTGGGCCTGGGCCAGATGTTCCTCCGCCTTCAGCCAGGGCAGGAACTGGGCGCGTCTGCGCCAGTCGCAGGTCCCGCAGCTGATCGTGCGCTGCACACCGGTGCGCCGGACCCGTACGACGTGTTCCCGCCCGTGCTGGTCCCAGCGGCTGACCTTGCTCGTGTCGATCTGGGGCATGACGCAGAGTGTGCAGCAAGAGCAACATCAACGGGGGCTCGGCGCAGGTGAATCCGGTGGAGGTCCGGCCCGCGGGGGAGACCTGTCTGCGGCCGACCCGGTCCGCCGTGGAGCCGGCGAGCAGCAGCAGGGACGCCGGGACGAGCGTGTACGCGTCGATGGTCCACCGCAGACCCGAGGTGTCGGCGTCCAGGTCTCTCCGGAGCGAGGGCGGGGCGACGTTCACGAGCGTGTTGTCCAGGCTCACGAGGGGCAGGCCCATGCAGCAGATCGCCAGGACGAGAAGACGTCGGCGCGGATCGGGCTCGGGCGTGGCCGTCACCGTAGCGCGATTCGATAGTTCGACTGACCAATGGCTGTTGCGTGGTGTCGCCCGGGCGCTCCCCGGGCAGTGCTCGGCATGCGGGACAATGGGGGAATGCCCACGCCCCCCTCCACCCTGAACCCGGCCCCGGACGCGCGCGACCTGGCGATCGGCCCGTACGCGGTCCGGCCGCCCGTCGTGCTGGCCCCCATGGCAGGGATCACCAACGCGCCCTTCCGCACCCTCTGCAGGGAGTTCAGCGGCGGCAAGGGGCTGTTCGTCAGCGAGATGATCACCACCCGGGCGCTGGTCGAACGCAACGAGAAGACCATGCAGCTGATCACGTTCGACGCGAGCGAGACGCCGCGCTCGATCCAGCTGTACGGCGTCGACCCGGTGACCGTCGGCAAGGCCGTCCGTATGATCGTCGAGGAGGACCTCGCCGACCACATCGACCTCAACTTCGGCTGCCCGGTACCGAAGGTGACCCGCAAGGGCGGCGGTTCGGCCCTGCCCTACAAGCGGAACCTGCTGCGCTCCATCCTGCGCGAGGCGGTCGCCGGCGCCGGGGACCTGCCGGTCACGATCAAGATGCGCAAGGGCATCGACGACGACCACCTGACCTACCTGGACGCCGGCCGCATCGCCGTCGAGGAGGGCGTGAGCGCCGTCGCCCTGCACGGCCGCACCACCGCCCAGCACTACGGCGGCATCGCCGACTGGGACGCCATCGCCCGGCTCAAGGAGCACGTGCCGGAGATCCCCGTGCTCGGCAACGGCGACATCTGGTCCGCCGACGACGCCCTGCGGATGGTCCGCGAGACCGGCTGCGACGGGGTCGTGGTGGGACGCGGCTGCCTGGGGCGGCCGTGGCTGTTCGCCGACCTGGTCGCGTCCTTCGAGGGGCGGGACGACCTGTACCGGCCCACGCTGCGCGAGGTCGCCGACGTCATGGTCCGCCACGCCACCCTGCTGGGCGAGTGGATCGGTGACGAGGCCCGCGGGGTGATCGACTTCCGCAAGCACGTCGCCTGGTATCTGAAGGGCTTCGCGGTCGGCTCCGAGATGCGTAAACGGCTCGCGGTCACGTCCTCCCCGGAGACCCTGCGGGCCGGGCTGGACGAGCTGGACCTGGACCAGCCCTGGCCGGCCGGCGCGGACGGCCCCCGCGGCCGTACGTCCGGCAACAACCGGGTGGCGCTGCCGGACGGCTGGCTGAAGGACCCGTACGGGTGCGCGGCCGTCGGCGAGGACGCCGAACTGGAGACGTCGGGCGGCTGAGCCGGGCCGAGCCGGGCGGCTGGTGCCGGCGGATCAGCCCTTCGCGGGGTGCGGGACGGAGCCGTAGGCCTCCAGGAAGCGATCGCGGAACGCGTCCATCCGCCACACGGGCGCGTCCTGGTCCGGCCTCAGCCCCTCGGTCCAGTTCCAGTCGGCGATGTCGTCCAGCGCCTTCGGGTCCTTGGCGACGATCGTCACCGGCACGTCCCGGCTCGCCCTCGGACCGCTGACCCGGGCGATGGGCTGGTGGTCGCCGAGGAAGACGAGGACGGTGTCGTCGGTGCCGTAGCGCTCCAGCCACTGGGTGAGGGCGGTCACCGAGTACTCGACCGACCTGCCGTACTCCCGACGGGACCTGGTGGCGTCCGTCATGAGGCTGCCGGGGTCCTTCCCCGCCTTCTGGATGGGCCCGAAGACGGAGCCGTCGCCGAGTTCGTCCCAGCCGACCATCTCGGGCAGGGGCGCCCAGGGCTGATGGCTGGAGGTCAGGATGACCTCCGCCATCAGGTTCTTGCCCTCCTCGCGTTCCCTGCCGTGCTCCAGACGCTGGAACGCCTCGAGCGTGTACTGGTCGGGCATCGTCGACCAGCTGAACTTCGGGCCCTGGTAGCCCAGCCGGAAGGCGTTGTAGACCTTGTCGAGGCCGAACCACTTCGCCTCGGGCCAGCCCTTCTGGACGCCCGGCACGATGCCGACGGTGTCCCAGGCGCCGGACCTGCCGAACGCGCTGGTGAGGGTGAGGCGGTCGCTCGCGGCGGCGGTGCGGTAGCGCTGCTGGTTGTCGATCCACAGGCCGGACAGCACCGTCGAGTGGCCCAGCCAGCTGCTGCCGCCGAACGTCGACGACGTCAGCCAGCCGCTGCGCGCCTCGAACCCCGCCTTCGCGAGCGACTCGGTGCCGGCGTCCAGAGTGCCGGTGACGCCGGGGGCGGTCACCGGGTCCTCCAGGGCGGTCCGGCCGTAGCTCTCGATGAACGCGATGACGACGTCCTTGCCGCGCAGGCCGGGCAGGAGCTGGTCGGAGGGCGTGTCCGCGAAGGGGTCCGAGCGTGCCACCTTCTCGAACGCCGCCTCGTCGCGCAGCGTGTCCCGCACCCGCTTGCCCTGCACCTTCAGCGCGGCCGCGGCCCGGTCGGAGGCGACCGGCACGCCGGACACCTGCAGGCCGAGGGCGGTACAGGTGATCCACACCGTGCCCGCGATCAGCGCGCCCCGGGTGGCCCGCGTACGGTGCCGGGCCAGCAGGCCGCTCAGCCGGACCGCGGCGAGCGCCATCACGACCACCAGGAGCAGGACCAGGACGACCGCGCCGACGGCGGCGGCCGTGGCGGTGGCACCGCCCATCGAGTCCTCCACGTAGTGCTCCGCGTCGTCCAGCAGCCCCCAGTCGAGCACCACGTTGAAGCCCCGGCCCAGGTACTCGTTGAACCCGATGTCCAGCAGGTTCAGCACGGTCAGCACGGCGATGCCGACCCCGTACAGCGAGGCCGCGACGATCCGCGGCCGGCGCGGCAGGGCGAGCAGCAGTACGGCCCCGACGATCGCCTCGGCCGGAATCCGGGTGAACCGGCTGGGCCGCAGGGCACCGGCGGTGTTCGGCAGCAGGAGCGCGCCGACGATCAGCGCGGCGGCGAGTCCGTGCAGGGTCCAGCGGGCGGCGCGCGCGGCACGGGGGTGCCGCGCGCGCAGGCGGGCGCAGCGGGAGCGGAGGGCGTGCAGGGCGCGCGGGGCGGGGCGGGTGAGCTTCCTCGAGGCCGCTTCCCCCCGCTGTCCCCCCGTGCCTTCCGCGCTTTCCGTGCCTTCCGTGCCTTCCGTGCTTTCCGTGCCTTCCGTGCCCTCCGTCTCTTCTGCCTCCGCTGTCTCTTCCGCCGGGTGCGGGCGTTCTTCCTCCTGTCGGTTCTCCTCGGTCGTCCGTGTCGGTCGGCGCAGGCGTGTGAAGACAGGCACCCGGAGGTCCTTCCGTGCAAAACCCGGTGAGGTGGCGGACCCGGCATGGGGGGGTCCGGATCCGCCGTAGTTCCGTACGGGCGCACCGGCCGGCGTGTTCAGCGCGGCGGGAGGTACGTTCGGCACACCGGGCGCGGAGGCCGGGCACGCCGTCCGTGGAGCCCCGGTGAGACGCCTGCACGGCCGCCCGGGCGGCCACCGGGGGAGGCGTACGGGGTACGTCCGCGGGGTGGAATCCCGGTGACTGTGACAGCGTGATTCTCGCCACCCCTGATATGGGTTGCGCTCAGATGAGCGAATTATGGATGGCTGCACTTCTCAAAGGGTGGCACTCGGTGCCACCTCTTGATCGTTCATCGAGCGAAATCAGACGTGCCGATTGTCGCTCACATGAGCGCCTGGGGCGCCTCGTTCGGAGTCGGCGTGTTCAAGAGGTGAACACATGCGGCTGCGGGAGCTTGCCCCGCCTTGACTTTCGATCCCGTGGCGGCAGAGTGGTCGCAGGCGTATGACGCACGTGTGGACGTACCCAGATGCCTTTGATCTGGGTATGTTCCTGCCCGTCAGGGCAGCCACCGCGTCCTCGAGGAGTCGAGACCCGTGTCGGAAAACAAAGATCCCCACGTAGGCCAGCAGGGTCACAGCGTTGAGGGCGTGAAGTTCGTCTACGACTTCACCGAGGGCAACAGGGACCTCAAGGACCTGCTCGGCGGCAAGGGCGCGAACCTCGCCGAGATGACCAATCTGGGTCTTCCCGTCCCTCCCGGATTCACCATCACCACGGAGGCCTGCAAGGTCTACCTGGAGAGCGGCGTGGAGCCGGCGGCGCTGCGTGACGAGGTGAGTGCGCACCTCGACGCCCTCGAAGCGGCGATGGGCAAGAAGCTCGGCCGGAGCGACGACCCCCTGCTCGTGTCGGTCCGCTCCGGAGCCAAGTTCTCCATGCCGGGCATGATGGACACCGTCCTGAACATCGGCCTGTCCGACAAGTCCGTGCAGGGGCTCGCCAAGCAGGCCGGCGACGACCGCTTCGCCTGGGACTCCTACCGGCGCCTCATCCAGATGTTCGGCAAGACCGTCCTCGGCGTCGACGGTGAGCTGTTCGAGGACGCGCTGGAGGCGGCGAAGGCCGCCAAGAAGGTCGAGGTCGACACCGAGCTGGAGGCCGCCGACCTCAGGAAGCTGGTCACCAGGTTCAAGAAGATCGTCAGGACCGAGGCCGGCCGGGACTTCCCGCAGGACCCGCGCGAGCAGATGGACCTCGCCATCCACGCGGTCTTCGACTCCTGGAACACCGACCGGGCCAAGCTCTACCGCCGCCAGGAGCGCATCCCGCACGACCTGGGCACCGCCGTCAACGTCTGCTCCATGGTCTTCGGCAACCTCGGCCCCGATTCGGGCACCGGCGTCGCCTTCACCCGCGACCCCGCCTCCGGCCACCAGGGCGTCTACGGCGACTACCTGCAGAACGCCCAGGGCGAGGACGTGGTCGCGGGCATCCGCAACACCGTGCCGCTCGCGGAGCTGGAGCGGATCGACAAGAAGTCGTACGACCAGCTGATGCGGATCATGGAGACGCTGGAGAACCACTACAAGGACCTCTGCGACATCGAGTTCACCATCGAGCGCGGCCAGCTGTGGATGCTCCAGACCCGCGTCGGCAAGCGCACCGCGGGCGCGGCCTTCCGCATCGCCACCCAGCTCGTCGACCAGGGACTGATCGACGAGGCCGAGGCGCTCATCCGCGTCACCGGCGCACAGCTCGCCCAGCTGATGTTCCCGCGCTTCGACGAGGACACGAAGGTCGAGAAGGTCGGACGCGGCATCGCGGCCTCGCCGGGCGCCGCGGTCGGCAAGGCGGTCTTCGACTCGTACACCGCCGTCAAGTGGTCCCGCTCCGGCGAGAAGGTCATCCTGGTCCGCCGCGAGACCAACCCCGACGACCTGGACGGCATGATCGCCGCCGAGGGCATCCTCACCTCCCGCGGCGGCAAGACCTCGCACGCCGCCGTCGTCGCGCGCGGTATGGGCAAGACCTGTGTCTGCGGCGCCGAGGAGCTCGAGGTCGACACCAAGCGCCGCCGGATGACCGTCCCCGGCGGGCACGTCGTCGAGGAGGGCGACCTGATCTCCATCGACGGCTCGACCGGCAAGGTCTACCTCGGCGAGGTCCCGGTCGTGCCGTCGCCGGTCGTGGAGTACTTCGAGGGCCGCATGCACCCGGGCGCCGACGACGCCGACGAGCTCGTCGAGGCCGTCCACCGGATGATGGCCTTCGCCGACCGCAAGCGCCGGCTGCGCGTGCGCGCCAACGCCGACAACGCCGAGGACGCGCTGCGCGCCCGCCGCTTCGGCGCCCAGGGCATCGGCCTGTGCCGCACCGAGCACATGTTCCTCGGTGACCGGCGCGAGCTGGTGGAGCGGCTGATCCTGGCCGACACCCAGGAGGAGCGCGAGGAGTCCCTCAAGGCGCTGCTGCCGCTGCAGAAGAAGGACTTCGTCGAACTGTTCGAGGGCATGGACGGCCTCCCGGTCACCGTCCGCCTCCTCGACCCGCCGCTGCACGAGTTCCTGCCCGACATCACCGAACTGTCGGTCCGCGTGGCCCTCGCCGAGTCCCGCCAGGAACCGCACGAGAACGAACTGCGCCTGCTGCAGGCCGTGCACCGGCTGCACGAGCAGAACCCGATGCTGGGTCTGCGCGGCGTGCGGCTCGGCCTGGTCATCCCCGGCCTGTTCACCATGCAGGTACGGGCCATCGCCGAGGCGGCGGCCGAGCGCCGGGCGGCCAAGGGCGACCCGCGCGCCGAGATCATGATCCCGCTGGTCGGCACGGTCCAGGAGCTGGAGATCGTCCGGGAGGAGGCCGACCAGGTCATCGCGGAGGTCGAGGAGGCCACCGGCACCAGGCTGAAGCTCGCCATCGGCACGATGATCGAGCTGCCGCGCGCCGCCCTGACCGCCGGCCAGATCGCGGAGGCCGCCGAGTTCTTCTCCTTCGGCACGAACGACCTCACCCAGACGGTGTGGGGCTTCAGCCGGGACGACGTGGAGGCCAGCTTCTTCACGGCCTACCTGGAGAAGGGCATCTTCGGCGTCTCCCCGTTCGAAACCATCGACCGGGACGGCGTCGGCTCCCTGGTGAAGCTGGCCGCCGAGGCCGGCCGCGCCACCCGCCCCGACCTCAAGCTCGGCGTCTGCGGCGAGCACGGCGGCGACCCGGAGTCCGTCCACTTCTTCCACGAGGTGGGCCTGGACTACGTCTCCTGCTCCCCGTTCCGCATCCCGGTCGCCCGCCTGGAGGCCGGCCGCGCGGCGGTCACCTCGAAGGGCAGCGACCACCGCTGACCCCTCCGGGGCGAAGCGGACCCGACCCACCAGCCCCGGAGTCGTCGCCTGTCACCCGATCACCCTCACCGATCGGCAACGGCTCCGGATCACAAGGAGAACGGCGGCACCCGTGCGGGGGCGCCGCCGTTCTCCTGCCGTCGAACGAGTTGCGAAGAAATACTTGCAAGTACTCCTTTGCGACGCTGTCCTCGTGGACATGAACGAGTCCCGGGAACCGCAGGGCCCGCCGGTCCGCAGCCTCGACGCCCGCTCGCTAAACGGACTCGCACACCCGCTGCGCATGCGACTGCTGGACGCCCTGCGTCACGGCGGCCCGGCCACCGCGTCCCAGCTCGACGCGAAGCCGGGCGAGTCGAGCGGCGCGACCAGCTACCACCTGCGCCGGCTCGCCACGCACGGCTTCACCGAGGACGCTCCCGAGCACGGCAAGGGCAGGGAACGGTGGTGGAAGGCGGTCCACAAGGGTCTGCGTTTCGACGACGCGCTGCTCACCGACGCCCACCCGGACGTACGCGGGGCTGCCGACCTGTACCTCCACGAGGTCGCGTCCAGCCAGGCCCGGGGCCTGTCGACCTGGCTGGACGACCGCCCGGCCTGGCCGGAGGAGCGGAACCGCACCTGGGACATGAGCAGCGCGACGCCGCGCCTGACGCCCGAACCGACCCGGGATCTCCTCGAGAAGATGCACGCCCTCGTCGGAACCTACCGCGACCGGGCCGCAGACGACGCCGACGCCGACACCGCCCAAGTACGCATCCGCGCCCGCGCCTTCCCTCTCACCACGGACTGAAAGGCCACGGCCCGATGCATCCCGAGACCCGCCTCGCCCTGCACCACCTCCGCGCCGCCGAACTCCGTGCCGAAGCCGACGCGTACCGCCTCGCCGTGGCAGCCGGGCCGGCTCGGCGCCTCCAGCCCTTCCGACCCGCCTCGGCTGGACCCTGGTGGAAGTCGGCCTGCGCACGGCCGCCGGTCCCAGGGCGGCAGTCCCGTTCCACAGACCTCGCACCTGTGTCTGATCCCACCGGGCCCGGTCGCAACAGGCCCCGGGACACCTGTTTCTCCGGGTGCCGCTCCAGCTCCCGTATCGGCGTCGGTCAGGACGCGCGGGTCCACACGGCCCTCCACCCGGAACAGCGGCACCGGGAACTTTCGCTGGGGAGTGATCGTGGACCTGGGACTGTCCCGTGTCGGCCTCGTTGACGCCCTGTACGTCGACGATGGGGACGATTACCACGTTGGTGATCGAATCAGTGGCCATCTGGACTGCTTCGACGAGCAGAAGGACAAGTTCATCTTGAGGCCGCCCGATCAGATTCCGCTTGCTGAGCGACTGAGGCGGGCAAGGGGGTGACAGGGAAGGCTTCCTTCCTCTGCTCGTCCGGCTGACCGGACCACGGTCGGGATAGTTGCCTTCCCGGGCGGCGCGGGTCCCGGCCTTCGGGTGAGTGCCGCGCCGCCGGAAGGGTGGCATCCCTGCGGCCGTCGAGCGCTCGAAATGGCGGCGCCCTCGTGCGGGGTGCCGCCATTTCGTCGTTTCGGAGCGCCTCAGTCGGTGCTGCGGCGCCGGCGTGCCGCGAACAGCACCCCGCCGCCCGCCAGGACGACGGCCGCGCCGCCCGCCGCGATGTACGGGGTGGCGCTGTTGCCGCCGGTCTCGGCGAGGTCGGTGCCGGTGTCCGAGCCGGTGTTCTGCGCCCCGGACTCCGTGTCCGAGCCGGCGGCGGTGTCCTCGTCCTTGTCGTCGTCCTTGTCGTCGTCCTTGTCGTCGGCGGGGACGAAGCCCGCCGGCGGGTTGTCGCAGCCGATGCCGTCGTTGTCGCGGTCCAGGTGCTTGCCGTAGTGCTCGCTGTCGGCCGGGATGTTGGAGTACCCGGCGGTGTACGCCGCGTCGCAGTTCTTGAACACGCCCTCGTGGGCGGCGGCGGTGGTGACGGGCAGCGTGGCCAGTGCGAGCGCGGCGACGGTCACGGCGGCGGACTTGCAGGACAGGTTCACAGGGGGTCCCCCAGCTATGTGCGGATATCCGGCAGTGTGCCCCTGTCCGGGGTGGTCTGCCGGGTGTGAGCTACCGACGGTAGGGGAGGGATGGGGGAGGGCGGGGAGGTTTCGCGGACCCGTGATGCGAACGTGACGTGACCGGACGGTAGCTCTCCGCTCATGCCGGTGCGTTCTGTGCACCGGCATGAGCCGGCAACCGGGAGCGTTTACCTGCGGAACGGGCCCCTCACCTCGTACGTGATGCCACCCGACGAACTCCCGCTCGTCCCGCGCTGGCTGGAGAAGTACAGGCGGGTGCCGTCCGGGGAGAAGGCCGGGCCGGTGATCTCGGAGCCGGACTGGCCGCTCACCCGGAGGAAGGGGGCCACGACGTCGTCGGGCGTGATGACGCAGATCTCCATGTTTCCGCCGTCCTCGGCCACGAAGAGGTCGCCCGAGGAGGAGCCGGTGACGTTGTCCACGCCGGTCAGGGGAGCGGAGCCGCCCGTCGTCAGGGAGTCGTCGTAGGTGAGTTCGATCGTCTGGGCGGCGGCGTTGTACTGCCAGACGCGGTTGTCGCCCTTGGTCGTGAACCAGCAGGTGTCGTTCGCGTAGTGGCAGCCCTCGCCGCCGTTGAAGCGCTTGGCGCCGGAGACCTGGTTGCGGGTCGCGGTGGCCCCGGACGGGTCCGGGACCCTCGCCCAGCTCACCGGGCCGCTCGTGCCGCTGCCCGCCACCAGTACCTCCAGTGTGCCGGAGGACAGGTCGCCCCACGTCGTCGGCCGGAAGCGGTAGAAGCAGCTGTCCGAGACGTCCTCGGTCAGGTAGATCACCCTGCGGACCGGGTCGGCGGCCGCCGCCTCGTGCTTGAAGCGGCCCATCGCGTCCCGGCGTACCGCCGCCTTCGTCCCCCACGGGTCGGTCTCGTAGACGTAACCGCGGTCCACCTCCTCGCAGGACAGCCAGGTGTTCCACGGCGTGCTGCCGCCCGCGCAGTTCTGCCGGGTGCCGGACAGGATGCGGTACGCGCCCGTGACGGCGCCGGTGGCCGAGAAGCGCACCGCGCCCGCGCCGCCGGACGGGTTGATCTCCGAGTTGGAGACGTAGATCCAGCCGCTGCCGTCCGCGTAACAGGCGCCGCCGTCGGGGGCGTTGTGCCAGGTGTACGACGTGCCCGGGACCTGCCGGCCGGAACGGGCGATGACCCTGCTGGTGAACCCGGCCGGCAGCCCGATCCCGTTGGCGTCCGCCGCGCCGAGCGCGCCGTAGGGGCCCGTGCCGGGCTGGGCGGGCGCCGCGTACGCGGCGCTGTGCCAGAGCGCGCCGCCGAGGACCGCGCCGGTGCCGCCCATGGCGCTCGCACGAAGGAAGGTACGACGTTCCACTGCCGCTCCTAGAGGTGCCGTGAACCGTCCCGCCACCGGCCGGTGACGGGGACGTGCGGTCACGGAACCTACAGGTGCGGCATGGACACATCATGACCATGGGTGTACCGGAGGGTGACCATCCCGAGCGCCACCCCGGCAAACGCCCTACAGCGGCACGCCCACCGCCGTGAACGCCGTCTCGGGTGTCTGCGGGCTGGTGAAGCGGGCGTTGACCAGGTACAGGCGGTCGCGGTAGCGGGCCGCGGTGGCCGGGACGTCGAAGCGCGGGTCGGTGATCGAACGGCGCAGGGTCGCCGTCGTCGCGCCGGCGTCGAGGTGGAACACGGCGACCACGTTCAGCCGGTTCTGGACCACGTACAGCGTGCGGCCGACACGCACCAGGCCGTCGCCGTTGACCACGTCGTCCGCGCCGGACAGGGTGATGCGGGTGGCGTGTCCGGTGCGCAGGGCGACCCGGTACAGCTCGCCCGGGGTGCTCTTGACCACGATGACGTCGCGGCCGTCGGGCGTGCTCACGATGCCGTTCGCGTTGTTGACGTCCGGCAGCTGCTCCCAGTCGCCGCTCAGCGGCAGCGCCCGCACGGTGCCGCGCCGCCCGCGCGGGACGCCGTACAGCACCGCGTCGCGCGAGTCGGTGAACCAGGCGCGGTCGCCGA comes from the Streptomyces sp. KMM 9044 genome and includes:
- the dusB gene encoding tRNA dihydrouridine synthase DusB: MRDNGGMPTPPSTLNPAPDARDLAIGPYAVRPPVVLAPMAGITNAPFRTLCREFSGGKGLFVSEMITTRALVERNEKTMQLITFDASETPRSIQLYGVDPVTVGKAVRMIVEEDLADHIDLNFGCPVPKVTRKGGGSALPYKRNLLRSILREAVAGAGDLPVTIKMRKGIDDDHLTYLDAGRIAVEEGVSAVALHGRTTAQHYGGIADWDAIARLKEHVPEIPVLGNGDIWSADDALRMVRETGCDGVVVGRGCLGRPWLFADLVASFEGRDDLYRPTLREVADVMVRHATLLGEWIGDEARGVIDFRKHVAWYLKGFAVGSEMRKRLAVTSSPETLRAGLDELDLDQPWPAGADGPRGRTSGNNRVALPDGWLKDPYGCAAVGEDAELETSGG
- a CDS encoding SMP-30/gluconolactonase/LRE family protein, producing MNRKHSPPSRRALLGGAAATAVTALAAAAGTGTAQAAGDRPAWPTGFPLPDGWLPEGITIGSRPYAYMGSRANGAIYRTDLRTGQGAVFHEGTPGLASIGLKLDDHGGLLYVAGGGGGTARLVDARTGALRTVHQLTSATGHFLNDVVLLGDRAWFTDSRDAVLYGVPRGRRGTVRALPLSGDWEQLPDVNNANGIVSTPDGRDVIVVKSTPGELYRVALRTGHATRITLSGADDVVNGDGLVRVGRTLYVVQNRLNVVAVFHLDAGATTATLRRSITDPRFDVPATAARYRDRLYLVNARFTSPQTPETAFTAVGVPL
- a CDS encoding excalibur calcium-binding domain-containing protein, which produces MNLSCKSAAVTVAALALATLPVTTAAAHEGVFKNCDAAYTAGYSNIPADSEHYGKHLDRDNDGIGCDNPPAGFVPADDKDDDKDDDKDEDTAAGSDTESGAQNTGSDTGTDLAETGGNSATPYIAAGGAAVVLAGGGVLFAARRRRSTD
- a CDS encoding CDP-alcohol phosphatidyltransferase, translated to MPVFTRLRRPTRTTEENRQEEERPHPAEETAEAEETEGTEGTESTEGTEGTESAEGTGGQRGEAASRKLTRPAPRALHALRSRCARLRARHPRAARAARWTLHGLAAALIVGALLLPNTAGALRPSRFTRIPAEAIVGAVLLLALPRRPRIVAASLYGVGIAVLTVLNLLDIGFNEYLGRGFNVVLDWGLLDDAEHYVEDSMGGATATAAAVGAVVLVLLLVVVMALAAVRLSGLLARHRTRATRGALIAGTVWITCTALGLQVSGVPVASDRAAAALKVQGKRVRDTLRDEAAFEKVARSDPFADTPSDQLLPGLRGKDVVIAFIESYGRTALEDPVTAPGVTGTLDAGTESLAKAGFEARSGWLTSSTFGGSSWLGHSTVLSGLWIDNQQRYRTAAASDRLTLTSAFGRSGAWDTVGIVPGVQKGWPEAKWFGLDKVYNAFRLGYQGPKFSWSTMPDQYTLEAFQRLEHGREREEGKNLMAEVILTSSHQPWAPLPEMVGWDELGDGSVFGPIQKAGKDPGSLMTDATRSRREYGRSVEYSVTALTQWLERYGTDDTVLVFLGDHQPIARVSGPRASRDVPVTIVAKDPKALDDIADWNWTEGLRPDQDAPVWRMDAFRDRFLEAYGSVPHPAKG
- a CDS encoding PhoX family protein, with the translated sequence MERRTFLRASAMGGTGAVLGGALWHSAAYAAPAQPGTGPYGALGAADANGIGLPAGFTSRVIARSGRQVPGTSYTWHNAPDGGACYADGSGWIYVSNSEINPSGGAGAVRFSATGAVTGAYRILSGTRQNCAGGSTPWNTWLSCEEVDRGYVYETDPWGTKAAVRRDAMGRFKHEAAAADPVRRVIYLTEDVSDSCFYRFRPTTWGDLSSGTLEVLVAGSGTSGPVSWARVPDPSGATATRNQVSGAKRFNGGEGCHYANDTCWFTTKGDNRVWQYNAAAQTIELTYDDSLTTGGSAPLTGVDNVTGSSSGDLFVAEDGGNMEICVITPDDVVAPFLRVSGQSGSEITGPAFSPDGTRLYFSSQRGTSGSSSGGITYEVRGPFRR
- a CDS encoding winged helix-turn-helix domain-containing protein is translated as MNESREPQGPPVRSLDARSLNGLAHPLRMRLLDALRHGGPATASQLDAKPGESSGATSYHLRRLATHGFTEDAPEHGKGRERWWKAVHKGLRFDDALLTDAHPDVRGAADLYLHEVASSQARGLSTWLDDRPAWPEERNRTWDMSSATPRLTPEPTRDLLEKMHALVGTYRDRAADDADADTAQVRIRARAFPLTTD
- the ppdK gene encoding pyruvate, phosphate dikinase translates to MSENKDPHVGQQGHSVEGVKFVYDFTEGNRDLKDLLGGKGANLAEMTNLGLPVPPGFTITTEACKVYLESGVEPAALRDEVSAHLDALEAAMGKKLGRSDDPLLVSVRSGAKFSMPGMMDTVLNIGLSDKSVQGLAKQAGDDRFAWDSYRRLIQMFGKTVLGVDGELFEDALEAAKAAKKVEVDTELEAADLRKLVTRFKKIVRTEAGRDFPQDPREQMDLAIHAVFDSWNTDRAKLYRRQERIPHDLGTAVNVCSMVFGNLGPDSGTGVAFTRDPASGHQGVYGDYLQNAQGEDVVAGIRNTVPLAELERIDKKSYDQLMRIMETLENHYKDLCDIEFTIERGQLWMLQTRVGKRTAGAAFRIATQLVDQGLIDEAEALIRVTGAQLAQLMFPRFDEDTKVEKVGRGIAASPGAAVGKAVFDSYTAVKWSRSGEKVILVRRETNPDDLDGMIAAEGILTSRGGKTSHAAVVARGMGKTCVCGAEELEVDTKRRRMTVPGGHVVEEGDLISIDGSTGKVYLGEVPVVPSPVVEYFEGRMHPGADDADELVEAVHRMMAFADRKRRLRVRANADNAEDALRARRFGAQGIGLCRTEHMFLGDRRELVERLILADTQEEREESLKALLPLQKKDFVELFEGMDGLPVTVRLLDPPLHEFLPDITELSVRVALAESRQEPHENELRLLQAVHRLHEQNPMLGLRGVRLGLVIPGLFTMQVRAIAEAAAERRAAKGDPRAEIMIPLVGTVQELEIVREEADQVIAEVEEATGTRLKLAIGTMIELPRAALTAGQIAEAAEFFSFGTNDLTQTVWGFSRDDVEASFFTAYLEKGIFGVSPFETIDRDGVGSLVKLAAEAGRATRPDLKLGVCGEHGGDPESVHFFHEVGLDYVSCSPFRIPVARLEAGRAAVTSKGSDHR